Genomic DNA from Pseudorasbora parva isolate DD20220531a chromosome 17, ASM2467924v1, whole genome shotgun sequence:
gctctgtcagaagcatatcaaggttctggcgtggcttagccagtctccagacctaaacccaatagaggaTCTTTggaggagctcaaactctgtgtttctcagcgacacgccagaaacctgacggatctagaggagatctgtgtggaggagtgggccagaaacctgacggatctagaggagatctgtgtggaggagtgggccagaaacctgacggatctagaggagatctgtgtggaggagtgggccagaaacctgacggatctagaggagatctgtgtggaggagtgggccagaaacctgacggatctagaggagatctgtgtggaggagtgggccagaaacctgacggatctagaggagatctgtgtggaggagtgggccagaaacctgacggatctagaggagatctgtgtggaggagtgggccagaaacctgacggatctagaggagatctgtgtggaggagtgggccagaaacctgacggatctagaggagatctgtgcggaggagtgggccagaaacctgacggatctagaggagatctgtgtggaggagtgggccagaatccctcctgcagtgcaAACCTGCTGAAGAACTACAGCAAACGCTTGAGCTCTGGAAacgcaaacaaaggctactcgaccaaatattaacactgattttctcaggtgttcaaatacttattttcctcaatgtgtgtgtatacacacacacacacacacactcactcactcactcactcactcacagacacactcaatCTCTTTCACACACTCATGAGTGTGCTTTATCTGTAATATTTAGCTGAGTCAAGAATCAAATTTGCAGCATCAACACAGAAAAGatctgtctgactgtgtgtgtgtgtgtgcaggtggtgaacctgcagtACAGTGAGGTGCAGGACCGTGTGATGCTGACGGGCCGGCACATGGTGCGAGATGTGAGCTGTAAGAACTGCAACAGTAAGCTGGGCTGGATCTACGAGTTCGCCACGGAGGACAGTCAGAGATATAAAGAGGGCCGAGTGATCCTGGAGCGGGCGCTGGTGCGGGAGAGCGAAGGGTTCGAGGAGCACGTGCCCTCAGACGCCTCCTGAGCCCCGCCGCTGACCTCTGACCCGCTGACCTCTGGACAACACAACACTTCACATAGAGTTACCAATAAACACACATTCAACGCTGACAAATCTCTGCTTTAATTCAGTGACGAGGCCGTCGGACGTGATTACTCCCATAATcacccagagagagagagagagagagagagagagtgtgtgtgtgtgagagagagagagagtgtgtgtgtgtcttttattgccattgtgtatgtgTGGCGCGCTCTGTTAttgcagctgtgtgtgtgtgtcttcagttTTATGTGAGCGTTACGCAACACGTTTTGCAGACGAACTGATTAGATTTGTATAATAATGAGTTTCTCTTCATAAAACACTCAGTATGATGACGAAGCACATGATCACACACATTCTCTCGCGCTGACAGGACGGAAACGAATCCGCATCtcagaggagtgtgtgtgtgtgtgtgtgttgcttaaCGTTCACTGATAAAGAGCTGAAGACGTGACACGAGGAAAGCTCAGCAATAACATGAATACTGCATgcacagcagtgtgtgtgtgtgtgtgtgtgtgtgtgtgtgtacagctCATTTCTCACTGTCTCTCCTCTTGTCCAGAGATAATGTTGAATGGCTGTAGGCCCtcggtggtgtgtgtgtgtgtgtgtgtgtgtccctttccCTGCAGCCGTGTCCGCTAAACCAACCAGTTCAGAAAGATTTGCAGCGTCTCTGGTTGAACAGGCTTTCTGCTGTCCTTTGACCTCTCAATACATCAGCCGGTGGATCACACccactcttcacacacacacactcttcacacacacactcttcacacacactcttcccTCTCCCCGTTCCAGCATTCAGAGGAATGCCGCATTTGTTCCCGATGCGATTACTGGCtcgtgtgtgtgatgtgtttaTTGTGTAAAGCTTGAGAAACACTGAGCTGTAAATCTCAGCACATTCCTCAGACGCTTATGGTCGTTTCTCTTCAGTGTTCGCTTGTGATGTAGACGTCCAGCGTTTTCTGCTTCTCTATATCATTAAAGCCTCTTCTGTTCAGCATGTTTGTCTGTGTGGTGTTTCTAATCGTAGTTGAGGTTAGGGCACAACATTTACAACATTAAGgcatcaaaagtgctccaaggaaggaccagtggagaaccggccacagggtcatgggcggccaaggctcattgatgaccgtggggagcgaaggctggcttCGCAGTTGCCcttcagtttgttgcgtatggaccagtcagggtgacctctgacccctgaccctgccgaaagcaccaacagtggcacgtgagcatcagaactggaccacggagcgatggaagaaggtggcctggtctgaggaatcacgtgttcttctacatcacgtggatggccgggtgtgtgtgtgtgtgtgtgtggcttacctgaggaacacatggtcccaggatgcactatgggaagaaggcgagccggcggaggcagtgtgatgctttggccaatgttctgctgggaaaccttgggtcctccatccatgtggatgttactttgacacgctccacctacctaagcattgctgagaccatgttcagcctttgatggaaacggtattctggtggctgtggctcttccagcaggataatgctcctgacacaaagcacaaatgcttcaggaatggtttgaggagcacaacgaccagtttgaggcgtcgactcggcctccagattccccagatctcaatccaatcgagcatctgtgggatgagctgaacaaacaagtccccacttacaggacttaaaggatctgcagctaacatcttggtgccagacatTCAGGAGTCCATCAGAGACGGGTCAGGGGATCAACACTATtgcctgattggtgtgtgtgtgtgtgagctccaGCAGAGGGCAGTGAAGAGATTTATTGTGCACGTTTACGTGGATCATCTTCCGCTCAGTGTGTGCATTAACACAAAGGTTTCATCTTTCATCCGCAGTCATTCAAGCTCAGCGCACGTACACGGAAAAAcctgctacacacacacaccgcggATGATGAAACCCATGCGAAtcctcctcacacacacacacacacacacacacacagataaacagAACATATCAGTGTGTAGTAAACGGCGTCTGACTCCGCGATGCCTCGGCTGAGAGCCCTTCCCATCGCTTGATGACTGAGTTCAGTCACATTAACTCTGAGAGTTATTTAGAGTTTCCTGTTCTCAGCTCTGGTATATTTTAACTGAGTCTCATGGTTTTGAGTTGTGTGAACTCATTTCCTTTAGTTTGCTTTAATGCTAAATGAAGTGTTATATAATGCTGTTTTGAGCAAGATTAGCGCTAGGGGAGATTTAGTAGCGATGAATGTTTCGTTGTGCTAGTTTAGGAGCGTTtctgatgatgtgtgtgagctGCATGTTGCTGTTAACATGTTAAGGCGTTTTCTGGTTTGGTTTGTTAAAGCTAGGACAGTATTTATGTTTCGATAACCTGATCATTTTCagttaaaggcacagtatgtaagtaTGCAGAACAGGGGCGTGTCTTAACTCTTGAGTGGGCGGAGCGTTTAATCAGCCGTGAACGCTTATGCTTCTTtcattcgtgtgtgtgtgtgtgtgtgtgtgtgtgtgtgtgtgacagcgcTGTTTTATCCCATCACACACAtgtgagtgtgttaaagtgatgttataaCACTACTCTGAGCCGCTTGTTGACACTGCGGTGAGCGAGATCATATTAGGCGGTAACACACGGCACTGAGCGGTAAATCAACAACAGCAgattaaacaataagactaacggtGCTGAGCTGGAGGACAATCATTAGTTTcatcaatgatccaaacagtgtctaacacatcagatattaaagcggcaatagtgttgccatggttactacacaataacaccggatgatgatgtcactgataggcaacccacacacacacaaacctgtCCTGGTTACAGGcactggatttaaacatttttggagACATTTGGGATAATACAGTCAACACAACTGATAAAACACTGATCATCTGACTCATGTCTGCAAGAATTTGTAATAAAGTTGAAtaatgcatgcatgtgtgtgtgtgtgtgtgtgtgtgtgtgtgtgtgtgtgtgtgtgtgtgatgggttggtttagggggaggggcagtgtaaggggatagaaaatacgtttTGTGCAGTATATAAAAGCCTATtgccacatttcacaaaaacaaacgtgagTGTGTGAATTAATTTTGTTAATAATTACCCTGCATGAATACTCCAAACTCAGACATTAGAAACGAGAGCATAACCGCGTGAATATCTTAATatgaagaacacacacacaggtcccaCAGCGCAGTTTTTCGTGGTTTAAGGACACACAGATATGCGCGAAGGTTTATGATGGCGATGAAAGTCTGGAGTAATCTGCCATGATTTAATATTTGACTCGTTTACAGTCCTGCTGAGCACGCAGACGCACGACCCCGCTGACCTGCAGAGCTCACTGACTAACCCTGTAAGCAGGAACAAAACCAGctggatgagtgtgtgtgtgtgtgtgtgtgtgtgtgtgtgtgtgtgtgtgtgtgtgtgtgtgtgtgtgtgtgtgtgtgggcttgtttgtgtgacatatgaggacacaaatgtgtataatgccatgggtatgacacaggtattacaggagagggtgaaatatgaggacattacccatggccccactttacaaaaggcttataaatcacacaggaggagtttttatgagaaaggaaaaatgcagaatgtttcctgagatgggtagtgtgtgtgtgtgtgtgtgtgtgtgtgtgtgtgtgtgtgcgtgcgtgtgtgtgtgtgtgtgtgcgtgtgtccaAAGGTGACAATGACAAGAATCCctcacaacacaacacaacacaacacacaccagcGCGCGCGCGCTCGCAACCATCAGTGCGCGGAGGGGAAAAAGTGCTAACTCATGGTCGGCAGCTCGAGCCTCCAGGTGTTGAGCAGCGACACACGAGCACaccttcatcatcatcctcagcGGACTGACGCGCGCACCTGAAGCTCCTCGCACACcttcatcctcatcatcatcctcgGCGGCCGGACGCGCGCACCTGCTGCTCCACACACaccttcatcatcatcctcagcGGCCGGACGCGCGCACCTGTagctccacacacacatttcatcttcatcctcatcctcGGGACGCGTGAGCGAGCATGGGCCGCTACAGCGGGAAGACGTGCCGCCTGATCCTGATGCTCGTCATCACCGTCATCTTCTTCGTGGCAGAGATCGTGGCGGGCTACATAGGCAACTCCATCGCGCTCGTGTCCGACTCCTTCAACATGCTGTCGGACATCCTGTCACTGTGCGTCGGGCTGACGGCGGCGCGCGTGTCGCGGCGCGCGGGCTCGGGGCGCTTCACCTACGGCATGGGTCGCGCGGAGGTCGTGGGCGCGCTCGCCAACGCGGTGTTCCTGGGCGCGCTCTGCTTCTCCGTGTCCATGGAGTCCCTGAAGAGGCTCGCGCTCCCGCAGGCCATCGATGACCCGCTTCTGGTGCTGGTCGTGGGCTCGCTCGGGCTGGCCGTCAATGTGGTCGGGCTGCTGATCTTCCAGGACTACAGCTGTCTGTGCGCGCCGCCGCGGGAGAAGGACGCGTCGGTGCCGCGCACGGAGAAGGACGCGGACGCGCTGGACGAGAACGCAGGTGATCCTCCTCAtcatgcatgaattaatagCGCAGTTATTTGCTTTTATTTGGCTGTAATTAGCTACTAAAGAACCATCTGAACGCGAGAACCAATCAAAAACATCCCTAACAGTAAAGAGTTAGTTCAGCCTAaagtgaaatgtctgtcattaactcctctccctaatgtcgctccacacccgtaagacctccgctcatcttcacacacagtttaagatattttatatttagtccgagagcgtatgcaagtgtatgcacactatactgtccatgtccagaaagggaataaaaacatcatcacagtagtccatatgagacatcagtgggttaattagagtctcttgaagcatccaaaatacatttgggtccaaaaataacaaaaactacgactttattcagcatcggATCGCGTGTCGAACGGCTGAAATcaggcgatccgaatcatgaatcaattaactgattcataaccgtttgaatctttattttccggcaaccggaatgattctctcacagggctcgcTGAACGTCATTTAAACATCTTAAGTGTTTATGGAAAGTGTTTAAGTGTTTACTGCTTTCCCTCTAAAGCAGTGTTTCCAGTCTAAACACCTAAAAATCCTTAAAGAGTatcttcagcgattagcatatggctttccatcagtagaaaccctggagtatgttcgaatgattgtgctccccctctcatatccccctgagacgagagatttatgtattttatttctggaaaagttACTCCCATGACCCAAATTGAGGATATTAGCATCAtctgaggaatgtttggccagaggctgaAGCctccagccagcagagggagccatttcctcatgtttaaCACTCGCAcatggggatggagatcacactcagctcAGGCATTTAACAGAGCGATGCTAagcaaagtaagtgttttaacttctcaaattaatttctatgaaagttaagctttcaaaggcagaCTGAGCGCGGCGCGGCAGACTGAGcgcgcgttgtgaatgtatgccgcgagtgtgtTTACCGCGAGTGTGTTTACcgcagctctcatcacgagagctcatcagctcattgaTGAcggtaaatgtaatctgactccgagTTAGTGcggtgagactcacgcggcgactcgatcgctacattaaacacacgttcagtatttaattgtagtgtctgttctcagtcacagtaatccagtagcggtggctgtgggcgtggcctcataaggcagtgaagcattctgggaattgtagtctttcatccccatgagacaaaaatacatcttctgtcttttctcagtctagaaggcaccaaatacaaaaataatttcacatttctactacattaatgacccagtttaaatacagattcatcttctcagcgctgaagtacccctttaaatcaaGATGCTTTGATCCAACTTATTCAACTAAATGTACAAATAACCGTTTGCTGCTGTTCATCCTCAGGCCTGCAGGACGAGAAGGCTGAGAGAGAAGGCCCTCCGCTGAACATCCGAGGTGAGAGTCCAGCCGCTGGAGCTTCGGTCATTCCCAGAGCGGGACAGTCCCTCAGCTCATCtcctcgagtcctgtactgaagttcactgtttgagtctctgtgctttactggagtattattttttctgtaatcttctgactttaacttcactccatctgaaagacaaatatcgtcctctttactccactacatttctatcaaggtcctcgaagtggaaagtcgtttctgtcgcagctttgaaagtcagtgatgatttttttcttctttaaaaggtgtttgggtttttgcagaaagcctttcaggaatcactcttgtagagtctcgtgaagttcaatgatttcacagcatttattaaacactgatttatagtttagagcaaaatgacagaagaagacggatgtccaaatgctcatttagtggaggattcacataaacaaagttgattctgtcttcagtgaaggtgaacagtgtgagaatatcagatgtgtatcagtgtattggatccgtgcattcggccttaaagtgacagcagctttataactttagtatttaaatgagttagTGGTTGTATGATAGGTTGttcttctgtacttttactccagtaatagagttgtgtagtTTGCCCACCTCTGGTGTCCTTcactgacctctgacctccgCAGGCGTCCTGCTCCACGTGTTGAACGACGCTCTGGGGtcggtggtggtggtggtggcgTCGGCTCTGTTCTACGTGTGGCCTTTGACCCCTGAGAGTCCGTGTAACTGGCAGTGCTATGTGGACCCCAGTCTGACGCTCATCATGGTGGCCATCATCATGTCCTCAGCCGTCCCATTGGTCAAAGAAACGGCCGGAATACTGCTTCAGATGAGCCCTGCAGACCTGCAGCTCAGCCCCCTCcgtgagtacacacacacacacacacagatatcagcgattgaagggttagttcagccagtaGTGTAAagtgtgtgattaattcctcctgtggttggccagccgtcagtcctctgctcatcttcacacacagatgaagatattagtgttgaaatccgatggctcagaaaggccttcattgacaccaatgtcatttcctctctcaagacccataaaggcactaaagacgtcgttacaaagcccatctcactacagcggctctacaatcattgatgaagaggccagaatagagttagtgcgcaaaaacactaaataacgacttatatagtgatgaccgatttcagaacaacgcttcgaaccgttatgagtcagtgaatcgattcatgattcgaaccgttatgattcagtgaatcgattcatgattcggatcgccagagtctcgtgatttcagcagtttgacacgtgatccgaatcatgaatcgattcactgaatcataacggttcgaatcatgaatcgattcactgactcataacggttcgaagctttgttctgaaatcggccatcactatataaagCCAGGTACACTCTGTGCGACGGGTACactttggccacgatttggccgtctgagactaATTTTGCagatcctaaaagattcctctgatcctcggctaaaatctgacgtctttatCCGTCAGTTtgaccggcagccgattaatgagcgctgcgatcaaatttgaccTCAGATGAAATTCTGGCCGTGTCAGCAGATTTGCGGcagtcctgcagtgtgacttctcctacgacgatcggcaaatatctccgtttttcaagacaaactacgACCAAAACCAGAGCTGGAGAGTATATGCAGCTCACCGAACGCATCATTcactgatgatat
This window encodes:
- the ypel5 gene encoding protein yippee-like 5, producing the protein MGRIFLDHIGGTRLFSCANCDTILTNRSELISTRFTGATGRAFLFNKVVNLQYSEVQDRVMLTGRHMVRDVSCKNCNSKLGWIYEFATEDSQRYKEGRVILERALVRESEGFEEHVPSDAS
- the slc30a10 gene encoding zinc transporter 10, with the translated sequence MGRYSGKTCRLILMLVITVIFFVAEIVAGYIGNSIALVSDSFNMLSDILSLCVGLTAARVSRRAGSGRFTYGMGRAEVVGALANAVFLGALCFSVSMESLKRLALPQAIDDPLLVLVVGSLGLAVNVVGLLIFQDYSCLCAPPREKDASVPRTEKDADALDENAGLQDEKAEREGPPLNIRGVLLHVLNDALGSVVVVVASALFYVWPLTPESPCNWQCYVDPSLTLIMVAIIMSSAVPLVKETAGILLQMSPADLQLSPLLESVCKLPGVLSVHEAHVWELAKGRNVGTLHVRVSPDQAVCWASRSGLHGQVLELFHRAGVHSLTLQMERAEAQPDSCSAACVSDACVKLSCCPNGASSVCVCDGDPSSVSVCNGDPASPSRDASVDMRDKDSRTTDSTKF